Proteins encoded within one genomic window of Panacibacter microcysteis:
- a CDS encoding 3-keto-disaccharide hydrolase, with product MKNYLLLLFVMALVTLTVNATPKDSAILNQLSKKEMAEGWKLLFDGKSLDGWRTFKNATGSSWQVVDGMLCSTKPQGHSNPDIITNDMFGDFELQIDWKISPKGNSGIMYMVTEDYDGAELSGPEYQLIDDDGFPEKLQDWQKTGANYAMNVPMVSAVKAPGEWNHTVIKVSKGHVEHWLNGKKVVEYDLYSDAWKKAKAEGKWKDAPGYGASKTGHIAFQASHSGVENTGVCFRNIKIKLL from the coding sequence ATGAAAAATTATTTGTTGTTACTTTTTGTGATGGCCCTTGTTACATTGACCGTTAATGCCACACCAAAAGACTCTGCAATCCTTAACCAGCTAAGTAAAAAAGAAATGGCAGAGGGCTGGAAACTTTTGTTTGATGGTAAAAGCCTTGATGGATGGCGCACATTTAAAAATGCGACCGGCTCTTCGTGGCAGGTTGTTGATGGAATGCTGTGCAGTACCAAACCGCAAGGCCATAGCAATCCTGATATTATTACCAATGATATGTTTGGCGATTTTGAGTTGCAGATTGACTGGAAGATTTCCCCCAAAGGCAATAGTGGTATTATGTATATGGTTACCGAAGACTACGATGGGGCTGAGCTGAGTGGCCCGGAATATCAACTGATAGATGATGACGGCTTTCCTGAGAAATTGCAGGACTGGCAGAAAACCGGTGCCAATTATGCTATGAACGTTCCTATGGTAAGCGCTGTAAAGGCACCCGGCGAATGGAACCATACGGTTATAAAAGTGAGCAAAGGCCACGTGGAGCATTGGCTGAATGGTAAAAAAGTGGTGGAATACGACCTTTACAGCGATGCCTGGAAAAAGGCAAAAGCCGAAGGCAAATGGAAAGATGCACCTGGTTATGGTGCGTCTAAAACAGGTCATATCGCTTTCCAGGCCTCTCATAGCGGTGTGGAAAATACCGGTGTTTGTTTCAGGAACATCAAGATTAAACTTTTATAA
- a CDS encoding carboxypeptidase-like regulatory domain-containing protein encodes MNVNITKTCLLFLLTICMLPVMAQRKAITGLVTDSLSAAPLAGVQVTNLTTNKKATANTNGQFTIGADVNDVLYFTKDGYRFKTFAYSLLMDGTLDVKMSPLANVLPGVSVRADYNKYQSDSIKRLDDFNKDMVSPKYKAVQNNSNGAGAVINLDRLSSREKQKRRADKLFKQHEEEAYIRYRFSPDLVSEYTGLKGDSLERFINNYRPGYDWLRKHTTEEDVFYYINDKLKDYYRRKE; translated from the coding sequence ATGAACGTAAACATCACGAAAACATGCCTGCTTTTTTTGTTAACGATATGCATGTTGCCGGTAATGGCACAGCGTAAAGCTATAACGGGTTTAGTTACCGACAGTCTTTCTGCGGCACCGCTGGCAGGTGTGCAGGTAACGAACCTTACCACGAATAAAAAAGCGACTGCAAATACAAACGGTCAATTTACGATTGGGGCAGATGTGAATGATGTACTCTATTTTACAAAAGACGGCTACAGGTTTAAAACTTTTGCCTACAGTTTATTGATGGATGGCACGCTGGATGTAAAAATGTCTCCACTTGCAAATGTATTACCCGGCGTATCTGTGCGGGCAGACTATAACAAGTACCAAAGCGATAGCATAAAGCGACTGGACGATTTTAATAAAGACATGGTTAGCCCGAAATATAAGGCAGTGCAAAATAACTCCAACGGTGCAGGCGCGGTTATAAACCTTGACAGGCTCTCCAGCCGTGAAAAACAAAAGCGCCGTGCAGATAAATTATTTAAGCAGCATGAAGAAGAAGCATACATACGCTATCGTTTTTCTCCCGACCTCGTAAGTGAATATACCGGTTTAAAAGGCGACAGCCTTGAAAGATTTATCAATAATTACCGGCCTGGTTACGACTGGCTGCGCAAACACACTACTGAAGAAGACGTGTTTTATTACATCAATGACAAACTGAAAGACTACTATCGCAGAAAAGAGTAA
- a CDS encoding DUF3298 and DUF4163 domain-containing protein: MKNVFPFLFALMLFACGPANDKQNPGNDTAAVENITADTVVYSYNTVNRKETNATIKDTGFLYHATITYPVISTTGVLADSINKALRAGLFNNKPTAEAFADSFVVRPTDMGNYPAMNSWFYNAHADVLINTPKLFVVRFDIGSYTGGAHGSAVTVYYNFDKTGKQLTWNEVIEAGKKDTLVKISEAALRKAKEIPATQSWNQAGFFIDSSHLPLPAAFGFDKTGLLMTYNQYEVAPYASGIMSYTIPYSQLEGVIKKEWMP, from the coding sequence ATGAAAAATGTATTTCCCTTTCTTTTTGCTCTTATGCTGTTTGCCTGCGGACCGGCAAATGACAAACAAAACCCTGGAAACGATACTGCAGCCGTTGAGAATATTACGGCCGATACCGTGGTATACAGTTACAACACCGTTAACAGGAAAGAAACAAACGCTACCATAAAAGATACCGGTTTCCTGTATCATGCAACCATTACGTACCCGGTAATTTCAACTACAGGCGTATTAGCTGACAGTATAAACAAAGCGCTTCGTGCAGGATTATTCAACAATAAACCAACTGCAGAAGCATTCGCAGACAGCTTTGTTGTAAGGCCAACAGACATGGGCAATTACCCTGCTATGAACAGTTGGTTTTACAATGCACATGCTGATGTATTGATAAATACACCCAAACTCTTTGTAGTGCGTTTTGACATTGGTTCTTACACCGGTGGCGCACATGGCAGTGCGGTAACAGTTTACTATAACTTCGATAAAACAGGCAAACAACTTACGTGGAATGAAGTGATTGAAGCCGGCAAAAAAGATACCCTGGTAAAAATAAGTGAAGCAGCGTTGAGAAAAGCCAAAGAGATTCCGGCAACACAATCGTGGAACCAGGCCGGGTTTTTTATAGACAGTTCCCACCTGCCACTACCTGCCGCTTTTGGCTTTGACAAAACAGGGTTATTAATGACCTACAACCAGTATGAAGTGGCACCCTATGCATCTGGCATTATGTCTTACACAATACCTTACAGCCAACTCGAAGGCGTTATAAAAAAAGAATGGATGCCATAA